The following coding sequences are from one Melanotaenia boesemani isolate fMelBoe1 chromosome 19, fMelBoe1.pri, whole genome shotgun sequence window:
- the kcnv2a gene encoding potassium voltage-gated channel subfamily V member 2, with the protein MLTHLRARSRSLFSSYKPGSQTEKVQEADQHLDLVNTFVKPWNSMQDLSRDIYDLYAEYEREEVDDRLPVSPSRVLRSPTKHLTLNINVGGTVYLLPYRLAVQYPKTRIGRLATYTDHSRKLDLCDDYVVHSNEFFFDRDPKIFHNIFNFYRTGVLCIKDELCPHNFLEEIHYWGVRIKYSQRCCRISFEERQDELNEQLKIQKQLVAELEMEENDAVYDHMAFGLTRRRIWNLMEKPFSSITAKLMGVASSFFVLVSLVAMTLNTVVEMQYKTPSGQPSGRFYGESVETFCITFFTVEYLLRLISTPDIKCFGRSVLNTVDLIAILPHYLQMILELFEDEDTHQHSEDIETVARVGKVGQVLRIMRLMRIFRILKLARHSTGLRAFGFTLRQCYQQVGCLLLFIGMGIFMFSAMVYSVEYDVYSTNFTSMPHAWWWATVSISTVGYGDMFPETNLGRVFAFACISFGIILNGMPISILYNKFSDYYTKLKSHEYAMVSKARGKVRFIKRAAKRFAECCDDVVQPRPQEGGQHEKFQVYEGLKTGPPGF; encoded by the exons ATGTTGACCCACCTCAGAGCTCGCAGCAGGAGTTTGTTCTCCAGCTACAAACCCGGCAGCCAGACCGAAAAGGTCCAAGAAGCTGATCAACACCTGGACCTGGTCAACACTTTTGTTAAACCATGGAACTCCATGCAG GACCTGAGCAGAGACATCTATGATCTTTATGCTGAGTATGAGCGTGAGGAGGTGGATGATCGGCTGCCGGTGTCGCCCTCGCGTGTGCTACGCTCTCCAACCAAACACTTAACCCTCAACATCAACGTTGGAGGAACG GTGTACCTCCTGCCCTACAGGTTAGCTGTCCAGTACCCAAAGACTCGGATTGGTCGGTTGGCCACGTACACGGACCACAGCAGGAAGCTGGACCTGTGTGACGACTACGTCGTTCACAGTAACGAATTCTTCTTTGACCGAGACCCAAAAATCTTCCACAACATCTTTAACTTCTACAG AACTGGAGTGCTGTGCATTAAAGATGAGTTGTGTCCCCACAACTTCCTGGAGGAGATCCACTACTGGGGCGTCAGAATCAAATACAGCCAACGCTGCTGCCGCATCTCCTTCGAAGAGAGGCAGGATGAGCTGAACGAGCAGCTGAAGATACAGAAGCAGCTGGTGGCTGAG ctggagatggaggagaacgACGCGGTGTACGATCACATGGCCTTCGGGTTGACCCGCAGGAGAATCTGGAACCTGATGGAGAAGCCGTTCTCCTCAATCACCGCCAAGCTGATGGGTGTGGCCTCCTCTTTCTTTGTGCTGGTGTCCCTGGTTGCCATGACGCTCAACACAGTAGTGGAGATGCAGTACAAG ACACCGTCAGGCCAACCCAGCGGAAGATTCTACGGAGAGAGCGTGGAGACGTTCTGCATCACCTTCTTCACCGTGGAGTACCTGCTGCGTCTCATTTCCACCCCTGACATCAAGTGTTTCGGGCGCAGCGTGCTGAACACCGTCGATCTCATCGCCATCCTGCCGCACTACCTGCAGATGATCCTGGAGCTCTTCGAGGACGAGGACACACACCAGCACTCTGAGGACATCGAGACCGTCGCTCGTGTTGGAAAG GTGGGTCAGGTCCTGAGGATCATGCGTTTGATGAGAATATTCCGGATCTTGAAGCTGGCTCGTCACTCGACGGGCCTCAGAGCCTTCGGCTTCACGCTGAGACAGTGTTACCAGCAG GTGGGCTGTCTGCTGCTCTTCATCGGCATGGGGATCTTCATGTTTTCTGCCATGGTGTACAGCGTGGAGTACGACGTTTACAGCACGAACTTCACCTCCATGCCACATGCGTGGTGGTGGGCAACT GTGAGCATTTCCACAGTGGGCTACGGTGACATGTTCCCCGAGACCAACCTGGGCCGCGTCTTCGCCTTCGCTTGCATCTCATTCGGCATCATCCTCAACGGCATGCCCATCTCCATCCTCTACAACAAGTTCTCCGACTACTACACCAAGCTCAAGTCCCACGAGTACGCCATGGTGTCCAAGGCCCGCGGGAAGGTGCGCTTCATCAAGAGGGCGGCAAAGAGGTTTGCAGAGTGCTGCGACGACGTTGTGCAGCCGAGGCCGCAGGAAGGAGGTCAGCATGAGAAATTTCAAGTATACGAAGGGTTAAAAACCGGACCACCTGGGTTCTAA